A window of the Diorhabda carinulata isolate Delta chromosome 1, icDioCari1.1, whole genome shotgun sequence genome harbors these coding sequences:
- the LOC130898060 gene encoding V-type proton ATPase subunit S1: MSASALLFAALFLGFNIVQCAEFVPCFMWSNKRTNEHVPALNRVNQDIFKNEIKHYLDEGYLLVIFAEQTLSPEDFAQHDPSAVTFPNLVELKKSTRVSYLPNVQNPITALKHLDVSITEVPVDKFGKSFEIPETDVLVVNLNDAKDSEDRIVMLKRHDAAIAAIFEDLSRKHDNILAVYTAYHTSWVASEEVVKSRLTRSLLEDTSADTGSTTNSEVPIPPYGNSTHFYKTSNIYLYVSEANYTYDDTVNTIKFDYFINTSNSTYYTLTASGSSKHNIVLKMSFTNNGSSGYWEQVDEITAVISNSTLQENTLTLIPTAPIYAPEKFSFHCGDQFFSNDSLKILLKDFQIQLLFNNENSTNKFGDAYDCVGFTTVPIWSGLFVTAILLIIMTIGITMMMDIRTMDRFDDAKGKTITINAE; this comes from the exons atgaGTGCCAGTGCATTGCTTTTTGCAGCATTGTTTTTAGGTTTTAATATAGTACAATGTGCAGAATTTGTCCCGTGTTTCATGTGGTCAAACAAAAG gaCCAACGAACATGTTCCAGCCCTAAATAGAGTTAATCAagacatatttaaaaatgaaattaaacacTATTTGGATGAGGGATATTTGTTAGTAATATTTGCAGAACAAACT TTGAGTCCAGAAGATTTTGCTCAACATGATCCATCAGCTGTAACATTCCCCAATTTGGTTGAATTAAAAAAGTCAACAAGAGTTTCTTATTTACCTAATGTACAGAATCCAATTACAGCTCTAAAGCATCTAGATGTTTCAATTACTGAAGTTCCTGTtgacaaatttggaaaaagctTTGAAATTCCAGAGACTGATGTACTTGTTGTTAATTTAAATGATGCTAAGGATTCTGAAGACAGGATAGTTATGTTGAAGAGACATG atGCTGCTATTGCTGCAATTTTCGAGGATTTATCTAGAAAACATGATAATATTCTAGCAGTTTACACAGCCTATCACACATCATGG GTTGCATCTGAAGAAGTTGTAAAATCAAGACTGACAAGATCTCTTTTAGAAGATACCTCTGCAGATACTGGAAGCACAACTAATTCAGAAGTGCCGATTCCTCCCTACGGAAATTCTACACATTTTTACAAGACATCTAACATATATTTGTATGTTTCTGAAGCCAACTATACATACGATGACAC TGTCAACACcataaaatttgattacttTATAAATACAAGTAACTCAACTTATTATACTTTAACTGCAAGTGGAAGTTCAAAACACAATATTGTGCTTAA aatgtCATTTACTAATAATGGTAGCTCTGGATATTGGGAGCAAGTAGATGAAATAACTGCTGTTATATCAAATTCCACTCTCCAGGAGAACACTTTAACCCTAATCCCAACAGCTCCAATTTATGCACCAGAAAAGTTTTCTTTCCACTGTGgagatcaatttttttccaatgatagtttgaagataCTCTTAAAGGATTTCCAG ATTCAGTTGTTATTCAACaatgaaaattcaacaaataaatttggtGATGCGTATGACTGCGTTGGCTTCACAACTGTTCCAATTTGGTCTGGATTGTTTGTAACTGCTATTTTATTGATCATTATGACAATTGGTATTACGATGATGATGGATATTAGAACTATGGATAGATTCGACGATGctaaaggaaaaactattactATTAATGCGGAATAA